The nucleotide sequence ATCGGCAGTAAAAATCCCGATAGCGGCGCCACCAGACGCACAGTTTGCCCCGTCTGCGATGGAACTTGCAACACCATAAGACAGCTTGTAAAAACGTCAGATTAAATTCTGAATCTACAAAGCTTTGATTCTTTCCAGGGGATTCTTTTACAAAGATTCTTACGTGACGGCAGCCCCCGAGTCAGCTTGAGATGCCCCTGAAACGCGCACCACCAAGCTCTTTGGCGACTTAATCTGCGGTGTTGGCGCATCGAGAATCGATACAATCCGCAAGGCGATCGCGCCAATTATCATCCCCGGCCCTCATCCTGCACTTATGGACGAACCGCCGTAAGTTCGGGATAAGAAATTCGAGCGCCTTTGCTCACCGGTTGGATCGCAAATCCCCTCCTCAGGAGCTAATCTTGTAGGGGTTTAGAAACAGCTGCAGCGCCCTGTTTGACAAAGAAGAAACGTTCAATGGCAGTGGCCAATACGTTGACACCTGNNNCAACTTAGTCTATACAATCACCGCTAGCTTCTGCTAAACGAGGTGTCTGCGATTCTCTGATAGGCTCGTACAAAACCCCTACAGGATTAGCCTCAGGAGGGGTGGCCGAAGGACGGGGTGGGTGCTGTCAGTGGCTTACCCACCCCATCAGCCCCTCCTAAGAGGGGAAAGTAAAGGGTTTTGGCTTAACCCGAACTGACGTAGTTTAGCGTCGCTGACCAGTCCCCGCGATCGCCCAGCAGACCGGCAACCCGTTAGCTACAAACATGTCAGGCCATCTACGCCATCAGGGGGAATCTGGGGTTTGGTAAGCTTGCGAACTGTCATAAGTGAGAGTTTGCCTTACGCTGAAACTCTGAGGACGTGTGGGCGATTGTGACGCCTGCTGCTGTGAGCGGGGAAATTCATGTTAGTGACATTGTTGTTACTGTTGGCGCTGACCTGTGGTGCCGCGATCGCCCTCGGCTTGTTGATTGTGGGCTTATTCGAAGCACCCTGGCTGTTTCTCTTAGTCTTGCTGGGTTTGGGGCTTTGGGGGTTGCAACGAGTTGCCGTCTACGCCACCGCCGAGGATGAACCGACCTCAGAGGAGGCCCCCACCGAGCCCTCAGCTCAGCCAGCGTCACCCATCCATGACGGCCCCACCTTCACCTATCGCGGCGTCAAATACAACGCCCCATCACCAGAAAAGTCGCAAGGTGAGTCGGCCCAAGTGACCGAAGGCGTTTATCGGGGTCAGCGCTGGCGGCGCACCAATAATGCCGATACCTCAGAGTCAGCCCCGTCCTCAGCCCAACCTCGACCCGAGATGAAATATCGCGGCCACACTGTGCAGCAGTAACGGCATTCGCGGTGTCGTCGTTGCGGCACCGGCCGCTAGTCCTCGACCAGTGATTCCAGTTCGGTTTTGAGACGCACCCGTTGGAGCAGGTCGGGCGTCATGTGAACCACAATGTCGATGTCGCTGTTGGGAGTCGCTTTACCACGGGCAACAGAGCCAAAAATGCCGATGCGAGTTACCCCATAGCGTTCTTGAAACTCAGCCTGGTGCTGTTTTAACTGCTGCAAAATCTCGGCTTGGGTGGTGGCGTCACTCATAACAGGCACAGGCGATCGCTGTTCCTATCTTACTGAAAGGCTCTGTGGTTACTGAGGTGAGAGTGCGGTGGTCAGGCCCAAGTGCTGCACAAAGGGAATGAAGTCGCGATCGCTGAACAGCAATGTGTGATTTGCTTCGATGCAAAAGGTCGCAATGATGACATCAATTGTTTTTCTCACCGTGATGCCACGCTTTCTCAAGGTGCGGAAGTTTTCAGCACTTTTGATCGCCAACTCAGGATTGCTCAGTTGAAAGACCGTCAGGGATGTCATCAACTGCTTGGCGGTTTCGTAATCAGCATCTTGCCGAAACCCCTGCAAGACTTCAGTGAGAATGATGTCACCGATCGCTAGGGGGTGAGTGTCTAAAAGCTGGTCGAGGAGTTCTACCTGGGGCGTGTTTTGACCATTGAAGTAGTCAATCCACACGCTGGAATCCACGAGAATCATGCATTCGTTCTCATAGCATCTAGATCACCTTCCCAGGCCAACTTGCCTCGAAAGCCTTTGATGGCTTCCTGACGTTTGATTTGCAAGAGCATTTTTAGCGCGAGTTCAATAACCTGGTCAGTGGTATCGAGTCCAGTTACTTTGAGGGCATCAGCGATCAAGGCGTCATCGACTTCAACATTGGTTTTCATGGTTTCTGATGGAATACATTCTATTGATTGTTAGCGTAGCCCATCCTAAACTCGATATCCCTTGCGGATAATGTCTTGCTGGGTATTCATGTTGATGTTTAAAGACTTTTGATCGGGACTTGCAGATACTCGTCAGGTTTAGCTTGATTGTTCTGAATGTCAAAAAACTGCTGCTCGATCGCTTTTAAGACGGTCGCGCTGTAGTAGGCGGTGCCGCAGTCAGTGCAAATCTCGACTGGGGTATTTGGCACAATCAGGTATTGGCCTTTATGACTGTAGAGATAAGTGGTCTGTCGTTCTTCGTAGTGAGTGCTGCCGCAGGTGTTACATCGTTTGGCTGACATGGTGTTTATGTCCTCGTTTCAGGATCGATGAATTTAGGTGAGCCTTAAATGTAGAAACACTTCACACCCACAGCCTTTCTACTGCGTAGAGATCAAAATGCGAATCTTTGCTGACAATAACGAGGGCGTTATTGAGGGCTTGGGCAATTAACATGCGATCAAACGGATCGCGGTGATGCAAAGGCAGTTGACGCACTTGCACCGTATCTTCAAAGGTAATGGGTAACAGAAGAATATCGGAAGCGGCAAGCTCAATCCCGATCGCTTCATAGGGTTGATTGAGGGCAAGTTTGCCCAATTGAACCTTGATGGCAATCTCCCAGAGACTCGCAATGCTGAGATAGACGGTGTCTGCTTTATCAATCCGATCTTTCAGGGGTTGGGGCAGGTTGGAGTGGTTTTCACTCAACCAGATGAATGCGTGCGTATCCAGAAGAAA is from Leptolyngbya iicbica LK and encodes:
- a CDS encoding type II toxin-antitoxin system MqsA family antitoxin: MSAKRCNTCGSTHYEERQTTYLYSHKGQYLIVPNTPVEICTDCGTAYYSATVLKAIEQQFFDIQNNQAKPDEYLQVPIKSL
- a CDS encoding nucleotidyltransferase family protein, producing MSDATTQAEILQQLKQHQAEFQERYGVTRIGIFGSVARGKATPNSDIDIVVHMTPDLLQRVRLKTELESLVED
- a CDS encoding type II toxin-antitoxin system VapB family antitoxin, whose product is MKTNVEVDDALIADALKVTGLDTTDQVIELALKMLLQIKRQEAIKGFRGKLAWEGDLDAMRTNA
- a CDS encoding DUF4278 domain-containing protein; translation: MLVTLLLLLALTCGAAIALGLLIVGLFEAPWLFLLVLLGLGLWGLQRVAVYATAEDEPTSEEAPTEPSAQPASPIHDGPTFTYRGVKYNAPSPEKSQGESAQVTEGVYRGQRWRRTNNADTSESAPSSAQPRPEMKYRGHTVQQ
- a CDS encoding type II toxin-antitoxin system VapC family toxin, which codes for MTAFLLDTHAFIWLSENHSNLPQPLKDRIDKADTVYLSIASLWEIAIKVQLGKLALNQPYEAIGIELAASDILLLPITFEDTVQVRQLPLHHRDPFDRMLIAQALNNALVIVSKDSHFDLYAVERLWV
- the vapC gene encoding type II toxin-antitoxin system VapC family toxin — its product is MILVDSSVWIDYFNGQNTPQVELLDQLLDTHPLAIGDIILTEVLQGFRQDADYETAKQLMTSLTVFQLSNPELAIKSAENFRTLRKRGITVRKTIDVIIATFCIEANHTLLFSDRDFIPFVQHLGLTTALSPQ